The proteins below are encoded in one region of Borrelia duttonii Ly:
- a CDS encoding DJ-1 family glyoxalase III, translating into MRVAIILADGFEEIEAVVPMDILRRGDVDLKVVSLNDSKLVSSSRGFVFGADEKISNCTADHFDLIILPGGMPGAINLFESKDLDSILRNMNLQGKLIAAICASPVVVLAAKGLLGESKFTCYPGFENDITDGEFVNEDVVISNNFITSKGVGTSFEFAFALLKIVKGEGILEDVKNKALL; encoded by the coding sequence ATGAGAGTAGCAATTATACTTGCAGATGGTTTTGAAGAAATTGAAGCTGTAGTTCCTATGGATATTTTAAGGCGTGGTGATGTTGATTTGAAAGTTGTAAGTTTAAATGATAGTAAACTTGTTTCAAGTTCTAGGGGTTTTGTTTTTGGGGCAGATGAGAAGATATCAAATTGCACAGCAGATCATTTTGATTTGATAATACTTCCTGGGGGAATGCCAGGTGCTATAAATCTTTTTGAATCTAAGGATTTAGATAGTATTTTGAGAAATATGAATTTACAGGGCAAGTTGATTGCGGCTATTTGTGCATCGCCAGTAGTTGTTCTGGCTGCAAAGGGACTTTTGGGTGAGAGTAAATTTACGTGTTATCCAGGGTTTGAAAATGATATTACTGATGGTGAATTTGTTAATGAAGATGTTGTTATTAGTAATAATTTTATTACTTCTAAGGGTGTTGGCACGTCTTTTGAATTTGCTTTTGCTTTATTAAAGATTGTTAAGGGAGAGGGTATACTTGAGGATGTTAAAAATAAAGCTTTGCTTTAA